A region of Rhodamnia argentea isolate NSW1041297 chromosome 9, ASM2092103v1, whole genome shotgun sequence DNA encodes the following proteins:
- the LOC115755391 gene encoding copper-transporting ATPase RAN1 isoform X2 — protein sequence MTCAACVNSVEGILRSLPGVKGAVVALATSLGEVEYDPSVISKDDIVNAIEDAGFEASLVQSSQQDKIILGVAGIFSGMDVHFLEGILSSLKGVRQFRFDRMSGELDILFDPEVVTSRSLVDSIEGASSGKFKLHVMNPYSRMTSKDVEETTNMFRLFTYSLFLSIPVFLIRVVCPQIPLVYSLLLWRCGPFIMSDWLKWALVSVVQFVIGKRFYVAAGRALRNGSTNMDVLVALGTSASYFYSVGALLYGALTGFWSPTYFETSSMLITFVLLGKYLESLAKGKTSDAIKKLVELAPATALLLVKDKGGRSVGEREIDALLIQPGDILKVLPGTKVPADGTVEWGSSYVNESMVTGESVPVLKEVNSSVIGGTINLHGVLHIRATKVGSDAVLSQIISLVETAQMSKAPIQKFADFIASIFVPTVVALSFLTFLGWYVAGAFGAYPEEWLPDKSNYFVLALMFSISVVVISCPCALGLATPTAVMVATGVGANNGVLIKGGEALERAQKVKYVIFDKTGTLTQGKATVTTAKVFNEMDRGQFLNLVASAEASSEHPLGKAIVEYARHFHFFDYPSETDDSTNSKESKISGWLQDVTGFSALPGRGIQCFIEGKLVLVGNRKLLAESGIAIPTHVENFVVELEESAKTGILVACGDALIGVLGVADPLKREAAVVVEGLKKMGIRPVMVTGDNWRTARAVAKEVSIEDVRAEVMPAGKAEVICSFQKDGSIVAMVGDGINDSPALAAADVGMAIGAGTDIAIEAADYVLMRNNLEDVITAIDLSRKTFARIRWNYVFAMAYNTIAIPVAAGAFFPWLRIVLPPWVAGACMAFSSVSVVCSSLLLRRYKKPRLTTILEITVE from the exons ATGACTTGTGCAGCCTGTGTTAATTCTGTCGAAGGCATCTTGAGAAGTCTTCCTGGTGTTAAGGGAGCAGTAGTTGCTCTGGCGACATCATTAGGTGAAGTTGAATACGATCCTTCCGTAATCAGCAAAGATGATATAGTCAATGCGATTGAAGATGCTGGTTTTGAAGCTTCACTGGTGCAAAGTAGTCAACAGGATAAGATCATACTTGGTGTAGCTGGGATATTCAGTGGGATGGATGTGCATTTTCTAGAAGGCATACTAAGCAGCTTAAAGGGTGTTAGACAGTTTCGCTTTGACAGGATGTCGGGAGAACTTGATATTCTCTTTGATCCTGAAGTTGTGACCTCCCGCTCCTTAGTCGACTCAATTGAGGGAGCGAGCAGTGGCAAATTTAAGTTACACGTCATGAACCCATATTCGAGGATGACTTCTAAGGATGTTGAAGAAACAACTAACATGTTTCGGCTTTTCACAtatagcttatttttaagt ATTCCGGTCTTTCTCATTCGGGTAGTTTGTCCTCAAATACCATTGGTCTACTCTCTACTGCTATGGCGTTGTGGACCTTTTATAATGAGTGACTGGTTGAAGTGGGCATTGGTGAGCGTCGTGCAATTTGTGATCGGCAAGCGTTTCTATGTCGCAGCTGGCAGAGCTCTTCGAAATGGTTCAACTAATATGGATGTTTTGGTTGCATTGGGAACTTCTGCGTCTTATTTCTATTCTGTTGGTGCACTTCTTTATGGTGCACTCACCGGGTTTTGGTCTCCTACATACTTTGAGACAAGCTCCATGCTGATAACTTTTGTACTGTTGGGGAAATACTTGGAGTCTCTTGCAAAAGGGAAAACATCTGATGCCATCAAGAAGCTTGTGGAACTTGCACCTGCAACAGCGTTGCTGCTTGTCAAGGACAAAG GCGGAAGGTCTGTTGGTGAACGAGAAATAGATGCTTTGCTAATTCAGCCAGGTGACATATTGAAAGTTCTGCCTGGTACAAAGGTTCCTGCTGATGGCACGGTGGAATGGGGATCTAGTTATGTTAATGAGAGTATGGTAACCGGTGAATCTGTCCCCGTTCTGAAGGAGGTCAATTCGTCAGTCATTGGAGGTACAATCAATCTACACGGTGTTCTTCACATACGAGCTACCAAAGTAGGAAGTGATGCAGTCTTGAGTCAGATCATTAGCTTGGTTGAGACAGCACAGATGTCCAAAGCTCCTATACAGAAGTTTGCTGATTTT ATTGCGAGCATCTTTGTCCCCACTGTTGTGGCTTTgtcatttttgacatttttgggTTG GTATGTTGCGGGCGCTTTTGGAGCTTATCCAGAAGAGTGGCTGCCAGATAAGAGCAATTACTTTGTTCTTGCCCTGATGTTCTCAATATCAGTAGTAGTTATTTCTTGCCCTTGTGCCCTTGGGTTGGCAACACCTACTGCTGTGATGGTGGCAACAGGGGTTGGTGCTAACAATGGTGTGTTGATAAAAGGTGGAGAGGCTTTGGAGAGAGCCCAGAAGGTTAAGTATGTAATTTTCGATAAAACAGGCACCCTTACACAGGGGAAAGCCACTGTCACAACGGCAAAAGTTTTTAATGAGATGGACCGTGGACAGTTCCTCAATTTGGTGGCTTCCGCAGAG GCTAGCAGTGAACACCCTCTGGGGAAAGCCATTGTGGAGTATGCTCgccatttccatttctttgactATCCTTCTGAAACTGATGACTCTACCAACTCCAAGGAGTCAAAGATTTCTGGCTGGCTCCAAGATGTCACAGGTTTTTCTGCTCTTCCAGGAAGGGGAATTCAGTGCTTTATTGAAGGGAAGCTAGTACTG GTTGGCAATCGGAAGCTGTTGGCTGAAAGTGGAATTGCCATTCCAACTCATGTGGAAAATTTTGTTGTAGAGCTTGAAGAAAGTGCAAAAACGGGCATACTTGTTGCATGTGGTGATGCCTTGATCGGTGTTTTAGGGGTCGCTGATCCGCTGAAAAGGGAAGCCGCTGTGGTTGTAGAAGGTCTTAAGAAGATGGGTATAAGGCCTGTAATGGTGACAGGGGATAACTGGAGGACAGCTCGAGCTGTTGCCAAGGAG GTCAGCATAGAAGATGTGAGGGCGGAGGTAATGCCAGCAGGAAAAGCGGAAgttatttgctcattccaaaagGATGGGAGCATTGTTGCTATGGTTGGTGATGGAATCAACGACTCTCCTGCTCTGGCTGCTGCGGATGTGGGCATGGCTATTGGGGCAGGGACTGACATAGCAATAGAAGCTGCCGACTATGTTCTTATGAGGAACAACCTAGAAGATGTGATTACAGCCATTGATCTATCTAGGAAGACCTTTGCACGGATCCGCTGGAACTACGTCTTCGCAATGGCCTACAACACGATTGCGATACCGGTTGCGGCCGGTGCCTTCTTCCCTTGGTTGAGGATAGTGTTGCCACCGTGGGTGGCTGGTGCGTGCATGGCTTTCTCGTCTGTGAGTGTCGTGTGCTCTTCTTTACTCCTCAGAAGATACAAAAAGCCAAGACTTACGACTATTCTGGAAATAACGGTAGAGTAG
- the LOC115755391 gene encoding copper-transporting ATPase RAN1 isoform X1, with protein MAPRFADLQLSRFSGGADRKAGAAALARDDLEGGGDLEDVRLLDSYEDSSPESAGEEGMRGIQVRVTGMTCAACSNSVEEALRSVDGVLRASVALLQNRADVVYDPSLVKEVDIKNAIEDAGFEAEILPEPSSSKTKQPKTLLGQFTIGGMTCAACVNSVEGILRSLPGVKGAVVALATSLGEVEYDPSVISKDDIVNAIEDAGFEASLVQSSQQDKIILGVAGIFSGMDVHFLEGILSSLKGVRQFRFDRMSGELDILFDPEVVTSRSLVDSIEGASSGKFKLHVMNPYSRMTSKDVEETTNMFRLFTYSLFLSIPVFLIRVVCPQIPLVYSLLLWRCGPFIMSDWLKWALVSVVQFVIGKRFYVAAGRALRNGSTNMDVLVALGTSASYFYSVGALLYGALTGFWSPTYFETSSMLITFVLLGKYLESLAKGKTSDAIKKLVELAPATALLLVKDKGGRSVGEREIDALLIQPGDILKVLPGTKVPADGTVEWGSSYVNESMVTGESVPVLKEVNSSVIGGTINLHGVLHIRATKVGSDAVLSQIISLVETAQMSKAPIQKFADFIASIFVPTVVALSFLTFLGWYVAGAFGAYPEEWLPDKSNYFVLALMFSISVVVISCPCALGLATPTAVMVATGVGANNGVLIKGGEALERAQKVKYVIFDKTGTLTQGKATVTTAKVFNEMDRGQFLNLVASAEASSEHPLGKAIVEYARHFHFFDYPSETDDSTNSKESKISGWLQDVTGFSALPGRGIQCFIEGKLVLVGNRKLLAESGIAIPTHVENFVVELEESAKTGILVACGDALIGVLGVADPLKREAAVVVEGLKKMGIRPVMVTGDNWRTARAVAKEVSIEDVRAEVMPAGKAEVICSFQKDGSIVAMVGDGINDSPALAAADVGMAIGAGTDIAIEAADYVLMRNNLEDVITAIDLSRKTFARIRWNYVFAMAYNTIAIPVAAGAFFPWLRIVLPPWVAGACMAFSSVSVVCSSLLLRRYKKPRLTTILEITVE; from the exons ATGGCGCCCCGCTTCGCCGACCTCCAGCTGTCGCGCTTCTCCGGCGGCGCCGACCGGAAAGCCGGCGCCGCCGCGCTCGCCCGAGACGACTTGGAGGGCGGCGGGGACCTCGAGGACGTCAGGCTTCTCGATTCGTACGAGGACAGCTCGCCGGAGAGCGCCGGGGAGGAGGGGATGAGGGGGATTCAGGTGAGGGTGACCGGGATGACCTGTGCTGCTTGCTCGAATTCCGTGGAGGAGGCTCTCCGGAGCGTCGACGGCGTCTTGAGAGCCTCCGTGGCGTTGTTGCAGAACAGGGCTGACGTCGTCTACGATCCTAGTTTGGTCAAG GAAGTAGACATCAAGAATGCAATTGAAGATGCAGGTTTTGAGGCAGAGATTCTGCCTGAACCAAGCTCTTCAAAAACAAAGCAGCCAAAAACTCTTTTAGGTCAGTTCACTATCGGAGGAATGACTTGTGCAGCCTGTGTTAATTCTGTCGAAGGCATCTTGAGAAGTCTTCCTGGTGTTAAGGGAGCAGTAGTTGCTCTGGCGACATCATTAGGTGAAGTTGAATACGATCCTTCCGTAATCAGCAAAGATGATATAGTCAATGCGATTGAAGATGCTGGTTTTGAAGCTTCACTGGTGCAAAGTAGTCAACAGGATAAGATCATACTTGGTGTAGCTGGGATATTCAGTGGGATGGATGTGCATTTTCTAGAAGGCATACTAAGCAGCTTAAAGGGTGTTAGACAGTTTCGCTTTGACAGGATGTCGGGAGAACTTGATATTCTCTTTGATCCTGAAGTTGTGACCTCCCGCTCCTTAGTCGACTCAATTGAGGGAGCGAGCAGTGGCAAATTTAAGTTACACGTCATGAACCCATATTCGAGGATGACTTCTAAGGATGTTGAAGAAACAACTAACATGTTTCGGCTTTTCACAtatagcttatttttaagt ATTCCGGTCTTTCTCATTCGGGTAGTTTGTCCTCAAATACCATTGGTCTACTCTCTACTGCTATGGCGTTGTGGACCTTTTATAATGAGTGACTGGTTGAAGTGGGCATTGGTGAGCGTCGTGCAATTTGTGATCGGCAAGCGTTTCTATGTCGCAGCTGGCAGAGCTCTTCGAAATGGTTCAACTAATATGGATGTTTTGGTTGCATTGGGAACTTCTGCGTCTTATTTCTATTCTGTTGGTGCACTTCTTTATGGTGCACTCACCGGGTTTTGGTCTCCTACATACTTTGAGACAAGCTCCATGCTGATAACTTTTGTACTGTTGGGGAAATACTTGGAGTCTCTTGCAAAAGGGAAAACATCTGATGCCATCAAGAAGCTTGTGGAACTTGCACCTGCAACAGCGTTGCTGCTTGTCAAGGACAAAG GCGGAAGGTCTGTTGGTGAACGAGAAATAGATGCTTTGCTAATTCAGCCAGGTGACATATTGAAAGTTCTGCCTGGTACAAAGGTTCCTGCTGATGGCACGGTGGAATGGGGATCTAGTTATGTTAATGAGAGTATGGTAACCGGTGAATCTGTCCCCGTTCTGAAGGAGGTCAATTCGTCAGTCATTGGAGGTACAATCAATCTACACGGTGTTCTTCACATACGAGCTACCAAAGTAGGAAGTGATGCAGTCTTGAGTCAGATCATTAGCTTGGTTGAGACAGCACAGATGTCCAAAGCTCCTATACAGAAGTTTGCTGATTTT ATTGCGAGCATCTTTGTCCCCACTGTTGTGGCTTTgtcatttttgacatttttgggTTG GTATGTTGCGGGCGCTTTTGGAGCTTATCCAGAAGAGTGGCTGCCAGATAAGAGCAATTACTTTGTTCTTGCCCTGATGTTCTCAATATCAGTAGTAGTTATTTCTTGCCCTTGTGCCCTTGGGTTGGCAACACCTACTGCTGTGATGGTGGCAACAGGGGTTGGTGCTAACAATGGTGTGTTGATAAAAGGTGGAGAGGCTTTGGAGAGAGCCCAGAAGGTTAAGTATGTAATTTTCGATAAAACAGGCACCCTTACACAGGGGAAAGCCACTGTCACAACGGCAAAAGTTTTTAATGAGATGGACCGTGGACAGTTCCTCAATTTGGTGGCTTCCGCAGAG GCTAGCAGTGAACACCCTCTGGGGAAAGCCATTGTGGAGTATGCTCgccatttccatttctttgactATCCTTCTGAAACTGATGACTCTACCAACTCCAAGGAGTCAAAGATTTCTGGCTGGCTCCAAGATGTCACAGGTTTTTCTGCTCTTCCAGGAAGGGGAATTCAGTGCTTTATTGAAGGGAAGCTAGTACTG GTTGGCAATCGGAAGCTGTTGGCTGAAAGTGGAATTGCCATTCCAACTCATGTGGAAAATTTTGTTGTAGAGCTTGAAGAAAGTGCAAAAACGGGCATACTTGTTGCATGTGGTGATGCCTTGATCGGTGTTTTAGGGGTCGCTGATCCGCTGAAAAGGGAAGCCGCTGTGGTTGTAGAAGGTCTTAAGAAGATGGGTATAAGGCCTGTAATGGTGACAGGGGATAACTGGAGGACAGCTCGAGCTGTTGCCAAGGAG GTCAGCATAGAAGATGTGAGGGCGGAGGTAATGCCAGCAGGAAAAGCGGAAgttatttgctcattccaaaagGATGGGAGCATTGTTGCTATGGTTGGTGATGGAATCAACGACTCTCCTGCTCTGGCTGCTGCGGATGTGGGCATGGCTATTGGGGCAGGGACTGACATAGCAATAGAAGCTGCCGACTATGTTCTTATGAGGAACAACCTAGAAGATGTGATTACAGCCATTGATCTATCTAGGAAGACCTTTGCACGGATCCGCTGGAACTACGTCTTCGCAATGGCCTACAACACGATTGCGATACCGGTTGCGGCCGGTGCCTTCTTCCCTTGGTTGAGGATAGTGTTGCCACCGTGGGTGGCTGGTGCGTGCATGGCTTTCTCGTCTGTGAGTGTCGTGTGCTCTTCTTTACTCCTCAGAAGATACAAAAAGCCAAGACTTACGACTATTCTGGAAATAACGGTAGAGTAG